In Juglans regia cultivar Chandler chromosome 5, Walnut 2.0, whole genome shotgun sequence, the following are encoded in one genomic region:
- the LOC109002178 gene encoding subtilisin-like protease SBT3.18 isoform X3: protein MQSMDLLLNHGVGRLRLQGLKDKTRKNKSKEHKMLSLHRTSIFGGVYAEMEGVISVFRSKTLQLHTTRSWDFVGLTLDNNKVTPLQLAFGDDIVVGMFDTGIWPESESFWEEPRMKPIPSTWRGECVKGDRFDPKTNCNRKLIGARYYLKGFEEENGPLSMSGNPEYQSPRDFLGHGTHTASTAVGSIVKNASFFGLGLGTARGGAPRARLAVYKICWANEEFNSVCSEIDILAAFDDALHDGVHIISASFGPRPPMLPLFETSAGIGSFHAMQLGITVAFSAGNEGPDPSLVTNVAPWSISVAASSVDRMFRTQILVDNSLSIMGESFLPTEIKGKLTDPSMYFEHGVCNSDNYMNESKSAVGKVVVCFSTDGPTLIDQAVAAVKTANASGLIFVEPMTRQTADVEIVPTVYVNFEQGTQIKNYLFESPSLPRVRIIPTKTIIGKSPAPTVADFSSRGPSSLTPDILKPDVTAPGVSILAAWPHDTSPTLSPSDERRVRWNFQSGTSMSCPHVSGVAALIKSAHPRWSPSAIRSALITTAYTRDTTSDSILAGGSMKVADPFDIGAGHINPLKALDPGLVYEMKTSDYILFLCNIGYTQENIHKMVLPCPGVDTSCPKVPKSNTNINYPSITVSNLKSTMTIKRTVRNVGHKKNTIYFASIVKPDGVEVFIWPRALIFSWFNEENSYYVTLKPLKKSQGRYDFGEIVWLDGFHKVRSPLVVCVNTTDDSSDSIARTSSSI, encoded by the exons ATGCAATCAATGGATTTGCTGCTGAATCACGGCGTAGGCCGTCTACGTCTTCAGGGTTTGAAG GACAAAACCAGAAAGAATAAATCTAAAGAACATAAAATGTTGTCACTTCACCGGACCAGTATTTTTGGTGGAGTATATGCAG AGATGGAAGGAGTGATATCAGTGTTCAGGAGCAAGACACTGCAATTACACACGACGAGAAGTTGGGACTTCGTTGGCCTTACCTTGGACAACAATAAAGTGACTCCATTGCAGCTAGCCTTTGGTGATGACATTGTTGTTGGGATGTTTGATACAG GTATATGGCCAGAATCTGAGAGTTTCTGGGAAGAACCCCGTATGAAGCCTATTCCATCAACTTGGAGAGGGGAATGTGTAAAAGGTGACAGGTTTGACCCAAAAACAAACTGCAACCGGAAGCTAATTGGAGCTCGTTACTACCTTAAaggatttgaagaagaaaacgGGCCACTAAGTATGAGTGGAAACCCAGAATATCAATCACCACGAGATTTTCTTGGCCATGGGACACACACAGCTTCAACGGCCGTGGGGTCCATAGTTAAGAATGCAAGTTTCTTCGGCTTGGGGCTGGGCACTGCCCGGGGTGGAGCGCCTAGGGCTCGACTAGCAGTGTACAAAATATGTTGGGCGAACGAAGAATTCAATTCTGTGTGCTCCGAAATAGATATACTGGCGGCTTTCGACGATGCTTTGCATGATGGAGTTCACATAATCTCGGCCTCCTTTGGTCCACGCCCACCCATGCTCCCATTATTTGAAACTAGTGCCGGAATAGGTTCATTTCATGCAATGCAACTGGGTATTACTGTGGCTTTCTCGGCAGGTAATGAGGGGCCTGATCCATCTCTTGTAACAAATGTTGCGCCATGGTCCATTTCTGTGGCTGCTTCATCTGTAGACCGAATGTTTCGGACGCAGATACTCGTGGACAATAGTCTCTCTATCATG gGAGAAAGCTTTCTTCCCACTGAGATTAAGGGAAAACTGACAGATCCAAGCATGTACTTCGAGCATGG AGTTTGCAATAGTGATAATTACATGAATGAATCGAAATCAGCTGTCGGGAAGGTAGTTGTATGTTTCTCCACCGATGGACCAACATTGATTGACCAAGCAGTAGCAGCAGTAAAGACGGCCAATGCATCGGGCTTGATCTTTGTTGAACCCATGACTAGGCAGACAGCTGACGTTGAAATCGTCCCCACAGTGTATGTCAACTTTGAGCAAGGGACACAAATTAAGAACTATCTTTTCGAATCTCCCAG CCTCCCTAGAGTGCGGATAATACCGACTAAAACCATAATTGGAAAGTCACCAGCACCTACAGTGGCAGACTTTTCTTCTAGAGGGCCGAGTTCACTTACACCTGACATTCTCAAG CCGGATGTAACCGCTCCCGGAGTAAGTATACTAGCAGCATGGCCTCATGACACTTCGCCAACCTTGTCACCAAGTGATGAGCGTCGCGTGAGGTGGAATTTTCAGTCGGGAACATCAATGTCATGCCCTCATGTCTCCGGTGTTGCTGCCCTTATCAAATCAGCACATCCAAGATGGTCCCCATCAGCCATTAGATCTGCTCTCATAACGACAG CTTACACTCGGGACACAACCAGCGACAGCATTCTAGCTGGTGGATCAATGAAAGTGGCGGATCCCTTTGACATTGGCGCTGGCCACATTAACCCCTTGAAAGCACTGGATCCGGGGCTAGTTTACGAAATGAAAACCAGCGATTATATTCTCTTCCTCTGCAATATTGGCTACACCCAAGAAAACATACACAAAATGGTTCTTCCGTGTCCTGGGGTTGATACAAGCTGCCCAAAGGTTCCGAAAAGCAACACAAACATAAATTACCCCTCAATCACAGTTTCCAATCTCAAATCAACAATGACAATCAAGAGGACAGTTCGTAATGTGGGCCATAAAAAGAACACCATTTACTTTGCCAGCATTGTTAAGCCTGATGGAGTGGAGGTATTTATATGGCCTAGAGCTTTAATTTTCTCGTGGTTCAACGAAGAAAACTCATACTATGTCACCCTCAAACCACTGAAGAAGTCTCAAGGGAGATATGATTTTGGAGAGATTGTTTGGTTGGATGGCTTCCATAAGGTAAGGAGTCCATTGGTCGTATGTGTGAATACTACTGATGACTCGAGTGATTCCATAGCCCGCACTAGCAGCTCGATTTAG
- the LOC109002178 gene encoding subtilisin-like protease SBT3.18 isoform X4, producing MEYARSEEDAKQSMLYSYKHSFSGFSAKLNSTQATALAKMEGVISVFRSKTLQLHTTRSWDFVGLTLDNNKVTPLQLAFGDDIVVGMFDTGIWPESESFWEEPRMKPIPSTWRGECVKGDRFDPKTNCNRKLIGARYYLKGFEEENGPLSMSGNPEYQSPRDFLGHGTHTASTAVGSIVKNASFFGLGLGTARGGAPRARLAVYKICWANEEFNSVCSEIDILAAFDDALHDGVHIISASFGPRPPMLPLFETSAGIGSFHAMQLGITVAFSAGNEGPDPSLVTNVAPWSISVAASSVDRMFRTQILVDNSLSIMGESFLPTEIKGKLTDPSMYFEHGVCNSDNYMNESKSAVGKVVVCFSTDGPTLIDQAVAAVKTANASGLIFVEPMTRQTADVEIVPTVYVNFEQGTQIKNYLFESPSLPRVRIIPTKTIIGKSPAPTVADFSSRGPSSLTPDILKPDVTAPGVSILAAWPHDTSPTLSPSDERRVRWNFQSGTSMSCPHVSGVAALIKSAHPRWSPSAIRSALITTAYTRDTTSDSILAGGSMKVADPFDIGAGHINPLKALDPGLVYEMKTSDYILFLCNIGYTQENIHKMVLPCPGVDTSCPKVPKSNTNINYPSITVSNLKSTMTIKRTVRNVGHKKNTIYFASIVKPDGVEVFIWPRALIFSWFNEENSYYVTLKPLKKSQGRYDFGEIVWLDGFHKVRSPLVVCVNTTDDSSDSIARTSSSI from the exons ATGGAGTacgcaagaag TGAAGAAGATGCTAAGCAGTCCATGCTCTATAGCTACAAGCATAGTTTCTCGGGGTTTTCAGCAAAGCTCAATTCAACCCAAGCAACTGCTTTAGCCA AGATGGAAGGAGTGATATCAGTGTTCAGGAGCAAGACACTGCAATTACACACGACGAGAAGTTGGGACTTCGTTGGCCTTACCTTGGACAACAATAAAGTGACTCCATTGCAGCTAGCCTTTGGTGATGACATTGTTGTTGGGATGTTTGATACAG GTATATGGCCAGAATCTGAGAGTTTCTGGGAAGAACCCCGTATGAAGCCTATTCCATCAACTTGGAGAGGGGAATGTGTAAAAGGTGACAGGTTTGACCCAAAAACAAACTGCAACCGGAAGCTAATTGGAGCTCGTTACTACCTTAAaggatttgaagaagaaaacgGGCCACTAAGTATGAGTGGAAACCCAGAATATCAATCACCACGAGATTTTCTTGGCCATGGGACACACACAGCTTCAACGGCCGTGGGGTCCATAGTTAAGAATGCAAGTTTCTTCGGCTTGGGGCTGGGCACTGCCCGGGGTGGAGCGCCTAGGGCTCGACTAGCAGTGTACAAAATATGTTGGGCGAACGAAGAATTCAATTCTGTGTGCTCCGAAATAGATATACTGGCGGCTTTCGACGATGCTTTGCATGATGGAGTTCACATAATCTCGGCCTCCTTTGGTCCACGCCCACCCATGCTCCCATTATTTGAAACTAGTGCCGGAATAGGTTCATTTCATGCAATGCAACTGGGTATTACTGTGGCTTTCTCGGCAGGTAATGAGGGGCCTGATCCATCTCTTGTAACAAATGTTGCGCCATGGTCCATTTCTGTGGCTGCTTCATCTGTAGACCGAATGTTTCGGACGCAGATACTCGTGGACAATAGTCTCTCTATCATG gGAGAAAGCTTTCTTCCCACTGAGATTAAGGGAAAACTGACAGATCCAAGCATGTACTTCGAGCATGG AGTTTGCAATAGTGATAATTACATGAATGAATCGAAATCAGCTGTCGGGAAGGTAGTTGTATGTTTCTCCACCGATGGACCAACATTGATTGACCAAGCAGTAGCAGCAGTAAAGACGGCCAATGCATCGGGCTTGATCTTTGTTGAACCCATGACTAGGCAGACAGCTGACGTTGAAATCGTCCCCACAGTGTATGTCAACTTTGAGCAAGGGACACAAATTAAGAACTATCTTTTCGAATCTCCCAG CCTCCCTAGAGTGCGGATAATACCGACTAAAACCATAATTGGAAAGTCACCAGCACCTACAGTGGCAGACTTTTCTTCTAGAGGGCCGAGTTCACTTACACCTGACATTCTCAAG CCGGATGTAACCGCTCCCGGAGTAAGTATACTAGCAGCATGGCCTCATGACACTTCGCCAACCTTGTCACCAAGTGATGAGCGTCGCGTGAGGTGGAATTTTCAGTCGGGAACATCAATGTCATGCCCTCATGTCTCCGGTGTTGCTGCCCTTATCAAATCAGCACATCCAAGATGGTCCCCATCAGCCATTAGATCTGCTCTCATAACGACAG CTTACACTCGGGACACAACCAGCGACAGCATTCTAGCTGGTGGATCAATGAAAGTGGCGGATCCCTTTGACATTGGCGCTGGCCACATTAACCCCTTGAAAGCACTGGATCCGGGGCTAGTTTACGAAATGAAAACCAGCGATTATATTCTCTTCCTCTGCAATATTGGCTACACCCAAGAAAACATACACAAAATGGTTCTTCCGTGTCCTGGGGTTGATACAAGCTGCCCAAAGGTTCCGAAAAGCAACACAAACATAAATTACCCCTCAATCACAGTTTCCAATCTCAAATCAACAATGACAATCAAGAGGACAGTTCGTAATGTGGGCCATAAAAAGAACACCATTTACTTTGCCAGCATTGTTAAGCCTGATGGAGTGGAGGTATTTATATGGCCTAGAGCTTTAATTTTCTCGTGGTTCAACGAAGAAAACTCATACTATGTCACCCTCAAACCACTGAAGAAGTCTCAAGGGAGATATGATTTTGGAGAGATTGTTTGGTTGGATGGCTTCCATAAGGTAAGGAGTCCATTGGTCGTATGTGTGAATACTACTGATGACTCGAGTGATTCCATAGCCCGCACTAGCAGCTCGATTTAG
- the LOC109002178 gene encoding subtilisin-like protease SBT3.18 isoform X2: MQVYIVYLGLNHIHDPTLTSKYHHKLLSNVFASEEDAKQSMLYSYKHSFSGFSAKLNSTQATALAKMEGVISVFRSKTLQLHTTRSWDFVGLTLDNNKVTPLQLAFGDDIVVGMFDTGIWPESESFWEEPRMKPIPSTWRGECVKGDRFDPKTNCNRKLIGARYYLKGFEEENGPLSMSGNPEYQSPRDFLGHGTHTASTAVGSIVKNASFFGLGLGTARGGAPRARLAVYKICWANEEFNSVCSEIDILAAFDDALHDGVHIISASFGPRPPMLPLFETSAGIGSFHAMQLGITVAFSAGNEGPDPSLVTNVAPWSISVAASSVDRMFRTQILVDNSLSIMGESFLPTEIKGKLTDPSMYFEHGVCNSDNYMNESKSAVGKVVVCFSTDGPTLIDQAVAAVKTANASGLIFVEPMTRQTADVEIVPTVYVNFEQGTQIKNYLFESPSLPRVRIIPTKTIIGKSPAPTVADFSSRGPSSLTPDILKPDVTAPGVSILAAWPHDTSPTLSPSDERRVRWNFQSGTSMSCPHVSGVAALIKSAHPRWSPSAIRSALITTAYTRDTTSDSILAGGSMKVADPFDIGAGHINPLKALDPGLVYEMKTSDYILFLCNIGYTQENIHKMVLPCPGVDTSCPKVPKSNTNINYPSITVSNLKSTMTIKRTVRNVGHKKNTIYFASIVKPDGVEVFIWPRALIFSWFNEENSYYVTLKPLKKSQGRYDFGEIVWLDGFHKVRSPLVVCVNTTDDSSDSIARTSSSI, translated from the exons ATGCAG GTTTATATAGTCTATTTAGGGCTCAACCATATTCACGATCCTACTCTCACTTCAAAATACCATCACAAACTGCTCTCTAATGTCTTTGCAag TGAAGAAGATGCTAAGCAGTCCATGCTCTATAGCTACAAGCATAGTTTCTCGGGGTTTTCAGCAAAGCTCAATTCAACCCAAGCAACTGCTTTAGCCA AGATGGAAGGAGTGATATCAGTGTTCAGGAGCAAGACACTGCAATTACACACGACGAGAAGTTGGGACTTCGTTGGCCTTACCTTGGACAACAATAAAGTGACTCCATTGCAGCTAGCCTTTGGTGATGACATTGTTGTTGGGATGTTTGATACAG GTATATGGCCAGAATCTGAGAGTTTCTGGGAAGAACCCCGTATGAAGCCTATTCCATCAACTTGGAGAGGGGAATGTGTAAAAGGTGACAGGTTTGACCCAAAAACAAACTGCAACCGGAAGCTAATTGGAGCTCGTTACTACCTTAAaggatttgaagaagaaaacgGGCCACTAAGTATGAGTGGAAACCCAGAATATCAATCACCACGAGATTTTCTTGGCCATGGGACACACACAGCTTCAACGGCCGTGGGGTCCATAGTTAAGAATGCAAGTTTCTTCGGCTTGGGGCTGGGCACTGCCCGGGGTGGAGCGCCTAGGGCTCGACTAGCAGTGTACAAAATATGTTGGGCGAACGAAGAATTCAATTCTGTGTGCTCCGAAATAGATATACTGGCGGCTTTCGACGATGCTTTGCATGATGGAGTTCACATAATCTCGGCCTCCTTTGGTCCACGCCCACCCATGCTCCCATTATTTGAAACTAGTGCCGGAATAGGTTCATTTCATGCAATGCAACTGGGTATTACTGTGGCTTTCTCGGCAGGTAATGAGGGGCCTGATCCATCTCTTGTAACAAATGTTGCGCCATGGTCCATTTCTGTGGCTGCTTCATCTGTAGACCGAATGTTTCGGACGCAGATACTCGTGGACAATAGTCTCTCTATCATG gGAGAAAGCTTTCTTCCCACTGAGATTAAGGGAAAACTGACAGATCCAAGCATGTACTTCGAGCATGG AGTTTGCAATAGTGATAATTACATGAATGAATCGAAATCAGCTGTCGGGAAGGTAGTTGTATGTTTCTCCACCGATGGACCAACATTGATTGACCAAGCAGTAGCAGCAGTAAAGACGGCCAATGCATCGGGCTTGATCTTTGTTGAACCCATGACTAGGCAGACAGCTGACGTTGAAATCGTCCCCACAGTGTATGTCAACTTTGAGCAAGGGACACAAATTAAGAACTATCTTTTCGAATCTCCCAG CCTCCCTAGAGTGCGGATAATACCGACTAAAACCATAATTGGAAAGTCACCAGCACCTACAGTGGCAGACTTTTCTTCTAGAGGGCCGAGTTCACTTACACCTGACATTCTCAAG CCGGATGTAACCGCTCCCGGAGTAAGTATACTAGCAGCATGGCCTCATGACACTTCGCCAACCTTGTCACCAAGTGATGAGCGTCGCGTGAGGTGGAATTTTCAGTCGGGAACATCAATGTCATGCCCTCATGTCTCCGGTGTTGCTGCCCTTATCAAATCAGCACATCCAAGATGGTCCCCATCAGCCATTAGATCTGCTCTCATAACGACAG CTTACACTCGGGACACAACCAGCGACAGCATTCTAGCTGGTGGATCAATGAAAGTGGCGGATCCCTTTGACATTGGCGCTGGCCACATTAACCCCTTGAAAGCACTGGATCCGGGGCTAGTTTACGAAATGAAAACCAGCGATTATATTCTCTTCCTCTGCAATATTGGCTACACCCAAGAAAACATACACAAAATGGTTCTTCCGTGTCCTGGGGTTGATACAAGCTGCCCAAAGGTTCCGAAAAGCAACACAAACATAAATTACCCCTCAATCACAGTTTCCAATCTCAAATCAACAATGACAATCAAGAGGACAGTTCGTAATGTGGGCCATAAAAAGAACACCATTTACTTTGCCAGCATTGTTAAGCCTGATGGAGTGGAGGTATTTATATGGCCTAGAGCTTTAATTTTCTCGTGGTTCAACGAAGAAAACTCATACTATGTCACCCTCAAACCACTGAAGAAGTCTCAAGGGAGATATGATTTTGGAGAGATTGTTTGGTTGGATGGCTTCCATAAGGTAAGGAGTCCATTGGTCGTATGTGTGAATACTACTGATGACTCGAGTGATTCCATAGCCCGCACTAGCAGCTCGATTTAG
- the LOC109002178 gene encoding subtilisin-like protease SBT3.18 isoform X1 has translation MAAYIQCFWGLFLSLSLYFIHSTPTPHVYIVYLGLNHIHDPTLTSKYHHKLLSNVFASEEDAKQSMLYSYKHSFSGFSAKLNSTQATALAKMEGVISVFRSKTLQLHTTRSWDFVGLTLDNNKVTPLQLAFGDDIVVGMFDTGIWPESESFWEEPRMKPIPSTWRGECVKGDRFDPKTNCNRKLIGARYYLKGFEEENGPLSMSGNPEYQSPRDFLGHGTHTASTAVGSIVKNASFFGLGLGTARGGAPRARLAVYKICWANEEFNSVCSEIDILAAFDDALHDGVHIISASFGPRPPMLPLFETSAGIGSFHAMQLGITVAFSAGNEGPDPSLVTNVAPWSISVAASSVDRMFRTQILVDNSLSIMGESFLPTEIKGKLTDPSMYFEHGVCNSDNYMNESKSAVGKVVVCFSTDGPTLIDQAVAAVKTANASGLIFVEPMTRQTADVEIVPTVYVNFEQGTQIKNYLFESPSLPRVRIIPTKTIIGKSPAPTVADFSSRGPSSLTPDILKPDVTAPGVSILAAWPHDTSPTLSPSDERRVRWNFQSGTSMSCPHVSGVAALIKSAHPRWSPSAIRSALITTAYTRDTTSDSILAGGSMKVADPFDIGAGHINPLKALDPGLVYEMKTSDYILFLCNIGYTQENIHKMVLPCPGVDTSCPKVPKSNTNINYPSITVSNLKSTMTIKRTVRNVGHKKNTIYFASIVKPDGVEVFIWPRALIFSWFNEENSYYVTLKPLKKSQGRYDFGEIVWLDGFHKVRSPLVVCVNTTDDSSDSIARTSSSI, from the exons ATGGCTGCTTATATTCAGTGTTTTTGGGGCCTTTTCCTCTCACTTTCGCTTTATTTTATTCACTCAACACCTACACCTCAT GTTTATATAGTCTATTTAGGGCTCAACCATATTCACGATCCTACTCTCACTTCAAAATACCATCACAAACTGCTCTCTAATGTCTTTGCAag TGAAGAAGATGCTAAGCAGTCCATGCTCTATAGCTACAAGCATAGTTTCTCGGGGTTTTCAGCAAAGCTCAATTCAACCCAAGCAACTGCTTTAGCCA AGATGGAAGGAGTGATATCAGTGTTCAGGAGCAAGACACTGCAATTACACACGACGAGAAGTTGGGACTTCGTTGGCCTTACCTTGGACAACAATAAAGTGACTCCATTGCAGCTAGCCTTTGGTGATGACATTGTTGTTGGGATGTTTGATACAG GTATATGGCCAGAATCTGAGAGTTTCTGGGAAGAACCCCGTATGAAGCCTATTCCATCAACTTGGAGAGGGGAATGTGTAAAAGGTGACAGGTTTGACCCAAAAACAAACTGCAACCGGAAGCTAATTGGAGCTCGTTACTACCTTAAaggatttgaagaagaaaacgGGCCACTAAGTATGAGTGGAAACCCAGAATATCAATCACCACGAGATTTTCTTGGCCATGGGACACACACAGCTTCAACGGCCGTGGGGTCCATAGTTAAGAATGCAAGTTTCTTCGGCTTGGGGCTGGGCACTGCCCGGGGTGGAGCGCCTAGGGCTCGACTAGCAGTGTACAAAATATGTTGGGCGAACGAAGAATTCAATTCTGTGTGCTCCGAAATAGATATACTGGCGGCTTTCGACGATGCTTTGCATGATGGAGTTCACATAATCTCGGCCTCCTTTGGTCCACGCCCACCCATGCTCCCATTATTTGAAACTAGTGCCGGAATAGGTTCATTTCATGCAATGCAACTGGGTATTACTGTGGCTTTCTCGGCAGGTAATGAGGGGCCTGATCCATCTCTTGTAACAAATGTTGCGCCATGGTCCATTTCTGTGGCTGCTTCATCTGTAGACCGAATGTTTCGGACGCAGATACTCGTGGACAATAGTCTCTCTATCATG gGAGAAAGCTTTCTTCCCACTGAGATTAAGGGAAAACTGACAGATCCAAGCATGTACTTCGAGCATGG AGTTTGCAATAGTGATAATTACATGAATGAATCGAAATCAGCTGTCGGGAAGGTAGTTGTATGTTTCTCCACCGATGGACCAACATTGATTGACCAAGCAGTAGCAGCAGTAAAGACGGCCAATGCATCGGGCTTGATCTTTGTTGAACCCATGACTAGGCAGACAGCTGACGTTGAAATCGTCCCCACAGTGTATGTCAACTTTGAGCAAGGGACACAAATTAAGAACTATCTTTTCGAATCTCCCAG CCTCCCTAGAGTGCGGATAATACCGACTAAAACCATAATTGGAAAGTCACCAGCACCTACAGTGGCAGACTTTTCTTCTAGAGGGCCGAGTTCACTTACACCTGACATTCTCAAG CCGGATGTAACCGCTCCCGGAGTAAGTATACTAGCAGCATGGCCTCATGACACTTCGCCAACCTTGTCACCAAGTGATGAGCGTCGCGTGAGGTGGAATTTTCAGTCGGGAACATCAATGTCATGCCCTCATGTCTCCGGTGTTGCTGCCCTTATCAAATCAGCACATCCAAGATGGTCCCCATCAGCCATTAGATCTGCTCTCATAACGACAG CTTACACTCGGGACACAACCAGCGACAGCATTCTAGCTGGTGGATCAATGAAAGTGGCGGATCCCTTTGACATTGGCGCTGGCCACATTAACCCCTTGAAAGCACTGGATCCGGGGCTAGTTTACGAAATGAAAACCAGCGATTATATTCTCTTCCTCTGCAATATTGGCTACACCCAAGAAAACATACACAAAATGGTTCTTCCGTGTCCTGGGGTTGATACAAGCTGCCCAAAGGTTCCGAAAAGCAACACAAACATAAATTACCCCTCAATCACAGTTTCCAATCTCAAATCAACAATGACAATCAAGAGGACAGTTCGTAATGTGGGCCATAAAAAGAACACCATTTACTTTGCCAGCATTGTTAAGCCTGATGGAGTGGAGGTATTTATATGGCCTAGAGCTTTAATTTTCTCGTGGTTCAACGAAGAAAACTCATACTATGTCACCCTCAAACCACTGAAGAAGTCTCAAGGGAGATATGATTTTGGAGAGATTGTTTGGTTGGATGGCTTCCATAAGGTAAGGAGTCCATTGGTCGTATGTGTGAATACTACTGATGACTCGAGTGATTCCATAGCCCGCACTAGCAGCTCGATTTAG